A window of the Chloroflexus sp. Y-396-1 genome harbors these coding sequences:
- a CDS encoding HIT family protein: MTSVFTRIVRGEIPAFKLYEDDLTLSFLDINPAARGHALVIAKPELPGLLDLPPELVSAVALTTQRVARAIVNALKPDGFNVIQNNGVAAGQVVFHYHVHIIPRWEGDRSVKLWRPGTASADDLRAVADEIRAHMQE, translated from the coding sequence ATGACATCGGTCTTTACTCGAATCGTGCGCGGTGAAATTCCTGCCTTCAAGCTGTACGAAGATGATTTAACCCTCTCGTTTCTTGACATTAATCCGGCAGCGCGTGGTCATGCGCTGGTGATTGCCAAACCTGAATTGCCGGGTCTCCTCGATTTGCCGCCTGAGCTGGTATCAGCAGTCGCCCTCACGACACAACGGGTTGCCAGGGCTATCGTTAACGCTCTGAAGCCCGATGGGTTCAATGTGATTCAGAATAACGGTGTGGCTGCTGGGCAAGTCGTATTTCACTATCATGTCCACATTATCCCACGCTGGGAAGGTGATCGTTCGGTGAAGTTGTGGCGTCCGGGAACGGCTAGCGCAGATGATCTACGTGCTGTGGCCGATGAGATTCGCGCTCATATGCAGGAGTGA
- a CDS encoding lysylphosphatidylglycerol synthase transmembrane domain-containing protein, translated as MEQKAATTSLRAGLRKSILTSLIIGLAVVIAISLFSDLRAVGNDLLTFDWALLPLILVGTVINYWLRWLKWDYYLRYLKLDRDIDRSTSGLIFTAGLVMSVTPGKMGEVLKSFLLRQRNGTPISRSAPIVLAERLTDGIAMLLLMGLGLTLYPPARPLFVILVLLTIIGIIIVQRQTLALAIIRMIARLPLGQRLAPRLETIYTTTAQLLHWRILLISTVISVVSWGFECLAFFWVLMGVGSTPSWLLLLQATFIFAASTLFGLVSFLPGGLGASEVSSVGLLLALVGLSASAATTATIVIRFCTLWFGVLLGVIALAWLSRYIGTLREQDDLASLSDASEVL; from the coding sequence ATGGAACAAAAAGCTGCTACAACATCCTTGCGCGCCGGATTGCGCAAATCGATTTTGACCTCGCTCATCATCGGCCTAGCAGTTGTGATCGCGATCAGTCTGTTTAGCGATCTCCGTGCTGTCGGGAATGATCTGCTGACGTTTGATTGGGCGCTGCTACCCCTGATCTTAGTAGGCACCGTTATCAATTACTGGTTGCGTTGGCTGAAATGGGATTACTATCTCCGCTATTTGAAGCTGGATCGCGATATTGATCGATCAACCAGCGGTCTCATTTTTACTGCCGGTCTGGTGATGTCAGTAACGCCGGGAAAAATGGGTGAGGTACTGAAATCGTTCCTGTTGCGGCAGCGCAACGGTACGCCGATCAGTCGATCGGCGCCGATTGTATTGGCCGAACGATTAACCGATGGTATTGCAATGCTGCTGCTCATGGGGTTGGGGCTGACACTCTACCCGCCAGCACGACCACTTTTTGTAATATTGGTACTTTTGACGATCATTGGGATTATCATTGTGCAGCGGCAAACGCTGGCCCTCGCGATCATCAGGATGATCGCACGCCTGCCGTTGGGTCAACGACTTGCGCCACGGCTTGAGACGATCTACACCACGACTGCGCAATTACTCCATTGGCGGATTCTGTTGATCTCGACCGTGATCAGCGTCGTTTCCTGGGGTTTTGAGTGCCTGGCTTTCTTTTGGGTGTTGATGGGGGTAGGCAGTACACCGTCGTGGTTGTTGTTGTTGCAGGCAACCTTTATTTTTGCTGCCAGTACTCTGTTTGGTCTGGTTTCGTTTCTTCCCGGTGGGTTAGGTGCATCGGAGGTAAGCAGTGTTGGTTTGTTGTTGGCGCTGGTCGGTCTAAGCGCCAGTGCGGCGACGACTGCCACTATCGTGATCCGTTTTTGCACCCTCTGGTTCGGTGTACTACTGGGCGTGATTGCTCTGGCATGGCTTAGCCGTTATATTGGTACACTCAGAGAACAAGACGATCTCGCTTCGCTAAGTGACGCTTCGGAGGTGTTATGA
- a CDS encoding S8 family serine peptidase, whose translation MSIRLTLFGLFFLSVLVATTPVTPLQAAHTTDLIVKVANPQTITMVTRAIRAQRSEPLGGQTYLIRLPAGMPSELALSHIRSLNGVIYAVPDYERTISRTSNDPLRDQQWALGTIAAYDAWDITTGGPVVIAVIDTGVDANHPELAGRVMSGFNAITGSPNASDDNGHGTAVAGIIAAGADNGNGIAGLCWGCIILPIKACLSNGRCRDSSVISAIRWATDNGARIINLSLGGSSPSPALHEVVRYASERGVLIVAASGNERAEGNTPNYPAAYPETLAVGATGYGDEVTGFSNTGDFIDLVAPGVDIATTIPNNGYVLATGTSFASPFVSGAAALIMTLRPDLSNHDVRCVLAISADDRGAPGRDSEYGYGRLNVLTALQTAITYGSCPLGTSAEHSSFDPFARVDVPTDGRRYFPETGHTLGGGFRTYWEQNGGLPIFGFPISEEFTEIGSDGRPVTVQYFERHRFEWRPEHAPPYNVLLSRIGDDILRRQGRDWMTFEQSGPISGCRYFAETNQSVCEPFLSYWQRNGLEFDGRPGKSYAESLALFGLPLSTPQVEETRPGTVVIVQWFERARFELHPDGQVLLGLLGNELLGR comes from the coding sequence ATGTCGATCCGTCTCACCCTATTCGGTCTGTTCTTCCTCTCCGTATTGGTAGCAACGACTCCAGTCACTCCGCTGCAAGCAGCCCATACGACTGACCTCATTGTGAAAGTCGCAAACCCACAGACGATAACAATGGTCACGAGGGCAATTCGTGCGCAACGCAGCGAGCCTCTCGGAGGACAAACCTATCTCATTCGCTTACCTGCCGGTATGCCTTCTGAACTGGCCCTTTCCCACATTCGATCCCTCAACGGCGTGATCTACGCCGTACCAGACTATGAGCGCACCATAAGCCGTACCTCTAACGATCCACTACGGGATCAGCAGTGGGCTTTAGGCACGATTGCCGCTTACGATGCATGGGATATAACGACCGGTGGGCCAGTTGTGATCGCAGTGATTGATACCGGTGTTGATGCAAACCATCCCGAACTGGCCGGACGTGTCATGAGCGGATTTAACGCCATTACCGGTAGTCCCAATGCTAGCGACGATAACGGTCATGGCACTGCGGTTGCCGGCATTATTGCCGCCGGTGCCGACAATGGCAATGGTATTGCCGGGCTGTGCTGGGGATGTATCATCCTACCGATCAAGGCCTGTTTGAGTAATGGTCGTTGCCGCGACTCTAGCGTTATCAGTGCCATTCGCTGGGCAACCGACAACGGTGCACGGATCATCAACCTCAGTTTGGGCGGATCATCACCCTCCCCTGCCCTCCATGAAGTGGTACGCTATGCTAGCGAGCGTGGTGTATTGATTGTCGCGGCGAGTGGTAACGAACGAGCTGAAGGAAACACTCCAAACTATCCGGCAGCCTATCCAGAGACCCTGGCGGTCGGCGCAACCGGATATGGCGATGAAGTAACCGGCTTTTCTAACACCGGTGACTTTATCGATCTGGTTGCCCCAGGCGTTGATATTGCCACTACGATCCCGAACAACGGCTACGTGCTGGCAACCGGCACATCGTTTGCCAGCCCGTTCGTAAGTGGTGCTGCGGCACTGATTATGACGTTGCGACCCGATCTGAGTAACCATGATGTACGCTGTGTACTGGCGATTAGCGCTGATGATCGTGGAGCGCCTGGTCGTGATAGTGAATACGGGTACGGACGACTGAACGTTTTGACTGCGCTCCAAACAGCAATAACCTATGGCAGTTGTCCACTTGGCACATCTGCCGAACATAGTAGTTTCGATCCCTTTGCGCGCGTTGATGTACCGACTGACGGCCGCCGCTACTTCCCGGAAACAGGGCATACACTTGGCGGCGGCTTTCGCACATATTGGGAACAGAACGGTGGCTTACCGATCTTCGGTTTCCCTATTAGCGAAGAGTTTACCGAGATCGGCAGTGATGGCCGTCCGGTAACCGTTCAATACTTCGAGCGTCATCGATTTGAATGGCGACCAGAACATGCCCCTCCGTACAACGTGCTCCTTTCCCGGATCGGTGATGATATTCTGCGTCGGCAAGGGCGCGACTGGATGACCTTTGAACAGAGTGGGCCAATCTCTGGCTGCCGCTACTTTGCCGAGACGAATCAGTCGGTGTGTGAGCCATTTCTGAGTTACTGGCAACGCAATGGTCTGGAGTTCGATGGACGTCCTGGTAAGAGCTATGCTGAAAGTCTGGCACTGTTCGGATTACCGCTCTCAACGCCACAAGTGGAAGAGACACGACCGGGAACAGTTGTGATTGTACAGTGGTTTGAACGGGCACGTTTCGAGTTACATCCTGATGGGCAAGTATTATTGGGCTTGCTAGGGAATGAGTTATTAGGGCGATAA
- a CDS encoding hemolysin III family protein, translated as MRNKKDTTIPDHRPEQFLPAEERINVITHALGALTSALASTLLLGMVWQRGDGWQIAGATTFCVTLTLLYLASTLYHASRSPRQRAILEIFDHSAIFLLIAGTYTPFTLISLRGTLGWMLFGLVWGLALAGVVMKLFLTGRFRLLSTLVYIGLGWLVVVAADQVLQALSPPTIGLLVAGGVAYTAGTPFYMLSQRRYMHAIWHGFVLLGSFFHFIAVALVVS; from the coding sequence ATGAGAAACAAGAAAGATACCACTATACCCGATCACCGGCCGGAACAATTTTTACCCGCTGAGGAACGCATCAATGTGATCACCCATGCTCTAGGCGCACTTACTAGCGCGCTGGCCAGCACCCTGTTGCTTGGCATGGTCTGGCAACGCGGCGATGGCTGGCAGATTGCCGGTGCCACGACCTTTTGTGTGACGCTTACCCTGCTCTACCTGGCCTCAACCCTCTACCACGCCAGTCGTAGCCCTCGCCAACGGGCCATACTCGAGATCTTCGATCACAGTGCCATCTTTCTGCTGATCGCCGGCACGTACACTCCGTTTACCCTGATCAGCCTGCGCGGTACGCTGGGCTGGATGTTGTTTGGTCTGGTCTGGGGGCTAGCTCTTGCCGGTGTGGTGATGAAACTGTTCCTCACCGGTCGGTTTCGTTTACTTTCGACGTTAGTCTACATTGGATTGGGATGGCTGGTGGTTGTTGCTGCTGATCAAGTTTTACAAGCTCTTAGCCCACCGACGATTGGGTTGTTAGTTGCCGGTGGTGTGGCTTACACTGCAGGAACCCCCTTCTACATGTTGTCGCAACGGCGTTACATGCACGCTATCTGGCATGGCTTCGTGCTCCTCGGCAGCTTCTTTCATTTTATCGCGGTAGCGTTGGTTGTGTCCTAA
- the glnA gene encoding type I glutamate--ammonia ligase — MSDDSRETLLRRVEADNVAFVNLQFTDVLGIGKTVTIPVEELPDALDHGVWFDGSSIEGFARMVESDMYLVPDTSTYAIVPWDQEHGLITARLICSVYTPDGKPFAGDPRNVLRRMLDQAAAAGYRFMVAPELEFFLFKTDPNGQILEPHDKAGYFDVSTDLATHIRRQMARTLQAMGITVEAVHHEVAPGQHEIDLRYADALRSADHLITARVALKAVAQRNGLHATFMPKPLAGVNGSGMHVHQSLVDRETGKNLFADPEDPYGLSPLARHFIAGLLAHARGMCVLLAPLVNSYKRLVPGFEAPVHISWGRTNRSALVRVPRITAGRHQATRVELRCPDPACNPYLAYTAMLAAGLDGIRRKLPLRDAAEEDLFHVDPRARGLAMLPTSLGAALDALREDEVILEAIGPSVAERFLDAKQQEWESYRAYVSQWEIDRYLAIF; from the coding sequence ATGAGTGATGATTCTCGCGAAACGCTATTGCGTCGCGTTGAAGCCGATAATGTTGCATTTGTGAATTTACAATTTACCGATGTGTTGGGAATCGGGAAGACGGTAACGATACCGGTTGAGGAGTTGCCGGATGCCCTTGATCACGGCGTCTGGTTTGATGGCTCTTCCATAGAGGGTTTTGCTCGCATGGTCGAGAGCGATATGTACCTTGTGCCCGACACCTCAACCTACGCAATAGTACCGTGGGATCAAGAACATGGCTTGATTACTGCCCGCCTGATTTGCTCTGTCTATACTCCTGATGGCAAACCGTTTGCCGGTGATCCGCGCAACGTGCTTCGTCGCATGCTCGATCAGGCTGCCGCTGCCGGCTACCGGTTTATGGTTGCTCCTGAACTAGAGTTCTTTCTCTTCAAAACTGATCCGAACGGTCAGATCCTTGAACCGCATGACAAAGCCGGCTATTTTGACGTATCAACCGATCTGGCGACCCATATCCGTCGCCAAATGGCCCGTACCTTGCAGGCAATGGGAATTACTGTCGAGGCGGTGCATCACGAAGTGGCTCCTGGGCAGCACGAGATCGATTTACGCTACGCAGATGCGCTACGTTCAGCCGATCATTTGATAACTGCGCGAGTAGCATTGAAGGCAGTTGCCCAACGCAACGGTCTCCATGCCACATTTATGCCCAAGCCACTGGCCGGCGTGAATGGAAGCGGCATGCATGTGCATCAGAGCCTCGTGGATCGCGAAACCGGCAAGAACCTCTTTGCCGATCCAGAAGACCCTTACGGTCTTTCGCCACTGGCTCGACACTTTATCGCCGGTTTGCTGGCACACGCACGTGGGATGTGCGTGTTGCTTGCACCACTGGTCAATTCCTACAAACGACTGGTTCCTGGTTTTGAAGCGCCGGTACATATCTCGTGGGGTCGTACCAATCGTTCTGCTCTGGTGCGCGTACCGCGTATTACGGCGGGTAGACATCAGGCGACCCGCGTTGAGTTGCGTTGCCCCGATCCGGCCTGTAATCCCTATTTGGCCTACACAGCAATGCTCGCTGCCGGACTAGACGGGATTCGGCGCAAGTTACCACTGCGCGATGCGGCAGAAGAAGATTTGTTCCATGTCGATCCACGTGCTCGTGGTCTGGCGATGCTCCCTACCTCACTCGGTGCGGCTCTCGATGCACTTCGCGAAGATGAGGTAATCCTCGAAGCGATTGGGCCATCGGTTGCCGAACGCTTCCTCGATGCCAAGCAGCAAGAATGGGAGAGCTACCGGGCTTACGTATCGCAGTGGGAGATTGATCGGTATCTGGCAATTTTTTAA
- a CDS encoding acetoacetate--CoA ligase produces the protein MTTTPKLLWEPPAELQANCTMRTFMRWLAQRYGLHFDDYHSLYRWSVDEIETFWAALWEYYQIKAYTPYTSVLSSREMPGARWFTGAHLNYAEHAFRHATPDRPAVIVASERQAPTPLSWDDLRAQTAALAQTLRDAGVKQGDRVVAYVPNTPHALIGCLATASLGAIWSSCSPDFGSPSVIDRFSQIAPKVLIAVDGYQYGGKAFDRRAEVAAIQAALPELELTIFVPYLDPAADASGLQGRVILWEDAIQPSAELHFTPVEFNTPLWVLYSSGTTGLPKPIVHSQGGILLEHIKSLDLHFDMRPGDTFFWYTTTGWMMWNFLIGGLLVGAIPILYDGSPAYPDMGVLWRLAEQTQMRYFGTSAGYITALMKSGIEPASQFDLHTIKSIGSTGSPLPPEGFEWVYDHVKRDVWLVSYSGGTDVCSGFVGGCPLLPVYSGEIQCRILGCRAEAYDTDGHSVIGVMGELVITAPMPSMPIYFWNDPDYARYKASYFEQYPGVWRHGDWIVINERGGIVIYGRSDSTINRQGVRMGTSEIYRAVETIPEVLDSLVIDLEGLGGRSYMPLFVVLREGVTLDDNLRQRIKQVIRNTLSPRHVPDDIFQIPAVPLTLSGKKLEVPVKKILMGVPVERAANPDSLRNPESLQFFVDLAQKLAASTPTAP, from the coding sequence ATGACTACCACACCAAAGTTGTTGTGGGAACCACCAGCAGAGTTGCAGGCTAACTGTACAATGCGCACCTTTATGCGCTGGTTAGCGCAACGCTACGGCTTACATTTCGACGATTATCACTCACTGTACCGCTGGTCGGTTGATGAGATCGAAACATTTTGGGCGGCATTGTGGGAATATTATCAGATCAAAGCCTACACCCCGTATACGTCAGTTCTATCGAGTCGTGAGATGCCGGGTGCGCGCTGGTTTACCGGTGCTCACCTGAACTATGCTGAACATGCTTTTCGCCACGCAACGCCTGATCGACCGGCGGTGATAGTTGCCTCTGAACGGCAAGCACCGACGCCCCTGAGCTGGGATGACTTACGGGCGCAAACGGCTGCTCTTGCCCAGACTCTGCGTGACGCGGGTGTGAAGCAGGGTGATCGCGTGGTCGCTTATGTACCGAATACGCCTCACGCATTGATCGGTTGTTTGGCTACAGCTAGTCTTGGCGCAATCTGGTCGAGTTGCTCTCCTGACTTCGGGAGTCCAAGTGTGATTGACCGCTTTAGCCAGATCGCTCCCAAGGTGTTGATCGCCGTCGATGGCTATCAATATGGCGGTAAGGCATTTGATCGGCGAGCTGAAGTTGCAGCAATCCAGGCTGCCTTACCAGAGCTGGAACTTACGATCTTCGTTCCGTATCTCGATCCAGCAGCGGATGCAAGTGGCCTGCAGGGGCGAGTGATCTTGTGGGAAGATGCAATACAACCATCCGCCGAGTTGCACTTTACACCCGTTGAGTTCAATACACCGCTCTGGGTGCTCTATTCTTCGGGGACGACCGGTCTGCCCAAACCCATTGTTCATAGCCAGGGTGGCATTTTACTCGAACACATTAAATCGCTCGATCTCCACTTCGATATGCGACCGGGTGACACCTTCTTCTGGTATACCACAACCGGTTGGATGATGTGGAACTTTCTGATCGGTGGTCTCCTGGTTGGCGCTATTCCGATTCTCTACGATGGCAGCCCGGCTTACCCTGATATGGGCGTATTATGGCGTCTGGCTGAGCAGACGCAGATGCGCTATTTCGGTACCAGTGCTGGATACATTACCGCTTTAATGAAGAGTGGGATCGAGCCGGCTTCCCAGTTTGATTTGCACACCATTAAATCCATTGGCTCAACCGGATCACCACTGCCACCAGAGGGATTTGAGTGGGTCTACGATCACGTGAAGCGTGATGTCTGGCTGGTTTCGTACAGTGGTGGGACCGATGTATGTAGTGGCTTTGTCGGCGGCTGTCCGCTCTTACCGGTCTACAGTGGTGAGATACAGTGTCGTATTCTTGGCTGCCGAGCCGAAGCCTACGATACCGATGGGCATAGTGTTATCGGTGTGATGGGCGAGTTAGTGATTACAGCCCCAATGCCGTCAATGCCGATCTACTTCTGGAACGACCCAGATTATGCACGCTACAAAGCCAGTTACTTTGAGCAATACCCTGGTGTCTGGCGTCACGGCGATTGGATTGTAATCAACGAGCGTGGCGGGATCGTCATCTATGGGCGTTCGGACAGCACGATCAATCGCCAGGGGGTGCGGATGGGTACGAGTGAGATTTACCGTGCTGTAGAAACTATTCCAGAAGTGCTCGATAGCCTGGTGATCGATCTTGAGGGGCTCGGTGGTCGTTCGTATATGCCGCTCTTTGTGGTCTTGCGCGAGGGGGTAACACTCGATGATAATCTTAGGCAGCGGATTAAGCAGGTCATTCGTAATACCCTTTCACCACGTCACGTTCCCGATGACATCTTCCAGATTCCAGCAGTGCCGCTGACACTGAGCGGTAAGAAACTCGAGGTGCCGGTGAAAAAGATTCTCATGGGGGTACCGGTTGAACGAGCGGCTAATCCCGACTCGTTACGCAACCCTGAGTCACTCCAGTTCTTTGTCGATCTGGCTCAGAAACTGGCAGCGAGCACCCCGACTGCTCCGTAA
- a CDS encoding DarT ssDNA thymidine ADP-ribosyltransferase family protein, with protein MQSLGKKEMTMTEKRKIQNLYYIAPIENLPSILERGILSHSEVERQNIVFTSIYDNRIVNDRKQRTTPDGRNLWEFANLYFNPRNPMLYRVVNERGRKNIVVLAVKQNVLDISSFISIGNAASPMSDILPKDDGLQELRSKAIWSVIRSDWWKQEDGTKRIIMSECLVDKVVPPDFIHTIYVASHETAEQVRLRLGSRSEQIAVVPEPHMFFLPRRTGKVTQSLSWVDGDMFFSHMQTLTISVNIVGSMGKGLASRVKYQFPDVYVKYQDVCREKLLEIGKPYLYKRETSLDQMLADEPSFLTENNAIKWFLLFPTKRHWREKSNLDDIEKGLQWVRGNYKREKIQSLAIPALGCGLGGLNWREVGPLMCRYLADLDIQVAIYLPQEHPVPKEYLMAEFLLESR; from the coding sequence ATGCAATCGTTGGGTAAAAAGGAGATGACCATGACGGAAAAACGGAAGATTCAAAATCTATACTACATTGCCCCAATTGAGAATCTCCCGTCGATCTTAGAGCGAGGGATACTTTCTCACTCGGAAGTAGAAAGGCAGAACATAGTTTTTACCAGTATTTACGATAATCGGATCGTGAATGATCGGAAGCAGAGAACGACCCCAGATGGAAGGAACTTGTGGGAGTTTGCTAACCTTTATTTTAATCCCAGAAACCCCATGCTTTATCGCGTAGTAAACGAAAGGGGCAGAAAAAATATTGTCGTTTTGGCCGTTAAGCAGAATGTTCTCGATATTTCCAGTTTCATTAGTATTGGTAATGCTGCCAGCCCAATGTCTGACATCTTGCCGAAGGATGACGGCTTACAAGAATTGCGCTCCAAAGCGATATGGTCAGTAATCCGGAGCGACTGGTGGAAACAGGAGGATGGTACCAAACGTATTATCATGTCTGAATGTTTGGTTGACAAAGTGGTTCCGCCGGATTTCATTCATACCATATACGTAGCTAGCCATGAAACCGCAGAACAAGTCCGTCTCAGGTTAGGATCGCGTTCCGAGCAGATCGCGGTGGTACCCGAGCCACACATGTTCTTTCTGCCTCGTAGAACCGGTAAAGTTACCCAATCGCTGTCATGGGTAGATGGTGATATGTTCTTCTCGCACATGCAGACATTGACCATCAGCGTGAATATTGTTGGCTCGATGGGTAAAGGACTGGCTTCACGGGTGAAATATCAATTTCCCGATGTGTATGTGAAATATCAGGATGTGTGCCGTGAGAAGTTGCTGGAAATAGGAAAACCCTATCTCTACAAAAGAGAGACTTCCCTCGATCAGATGCTCGCTGATGAACCTTCCTTTTTAACTGAAAACAATGCTATCAAGTGGTTTTTGCTCTTTCCAACAAAGCGGCACTGGCGAGAAAAGTCCAATCTTGACGATATTGAGAAGGGTCTACAGTGGGTACGAGGTAACTATAAACGCGAAAAAATCCAATCTCTGGCGATTCCAGCTTTGGGTTGTGGCCTTGGTGGATTGAACTGGCGTGAGGTTGGCCCACTGATGTGCCGTTATCTGGCCGATCTGGATATCCAGGTTGCTATCTATCTGCCACAGGAACATCCTGTGCCGAAGGAATATCTGATGGCAGAGTTCTTATTAGAATCTAGGTAA
- a CDS encoding VC_2705 family sodium/solute symporter, with the protein MSTSLWIGLFQLFLVIGGALAVSLFIIDRLFPPVRHFHGPLAPDVHQPLARRTTTLPPPPLRWPLSPSWLPHYWQANVRLVGPLLVIWLLSVILPVILAVPFNQISILTGFPLGYYLNAQGTLICFVTLIFVYNWRMWLLDRRYGLEVPESPEDRQLRLRYSWRYLAFVAGLLLLLGLFIGLETWLTLPSFLIDWSFLALAIGLYAVIGIRSRADTLDAYYVADRKVPGILNGLATGSDWMSAASFISMAGALYLLGFEGLAYITGWTGGYVLLVLLLAPYLRKFGQYTLVDFIGARYPGAGARVIAAILSIIISFTYVTAQVTGIGIIMSRFLGLNYMIGVIVGLAAVLLCSFLGGMKAITWTQGVQGIILVFAYLVPVTWLALKLTGIPFPQLMYGEALHHIEKLEQLQGLTSYIEPFNNWSIWNYLALSLCLMLGTAGMPHILVRFYTVPTVQDSRKSVAWALVWICVLYLTAPAYAAFARWEILHSVVGRPVLELPEWTKRWAETGLLVIADDPDRGGNGDGILQYHELQIDQDLVVLSMPEIAELPATVVALVAAGGMAAALSTADGLLMVIASAVAHDIYHRTLNPQASSRERLLLGRLSILVVAILAALTALQRLAIIVQLVSWAFSFAAATIFPVLVLGVFWKRANSRGAVAGMICGFLVTASYMAITYFAPEWTILGISSSAAGIFGLPVNFLVTWLVSRHGPPPDPEVMALVDYVRYP; encoded by the coding sequence ATGAGCACAAGTCTCTGGATCGGTTTATTTCAACTGTTTCTTGTTATTGGTGGCGCGCTGGCTGTGTCATTGTTTATCATAGATCGCCTCTTTCCACCAGTGCGTCATTTCCATGGGCCACTTGCTCCTGATGTTCATCAGCCTTTAGCCAGGCGTACTACTACCCTGCCCCCACCGCCATTGCGTTGGCCGCTTTCGCCAAGCTGGTTGCCTCATTACTGGCAAGCAAATGTACGTTTAGTAGGGCCACTGCTAGTTATCTGGTTGCTCAGTGTGATCTTGCCAGTTATTCTGGCTGTGCCGTTCAACCAGATCAGTATCTTAACCGGTTTTCCACTCGGTTATTACCTGAATGCGCAAGGGACGCTGATTTGTTTTGTCACGCTGATTTTTGTCTATAACTGGCGTATGTGGCTGCTTGATCGTCGTTATGGTCTGGAGGTTCCTGAGTCGCCCGAGGATCGGCAGCTACGGTTGCGTTACTCATGGCGTTATTTGGCGTTTGTAGCTGGACTTTTGCTGTTGCTGGGGTTATTCATCGGTCTAGAGACCTGGCTCACTCTTCCTTCTTTCCTGATTGATTGGAGTTTCCTAGCACTGGCAATTGGACTCTACGCTGTCATTGGTATTCGTTCTCGTGCCGATACCCTCGATGCCTACTACGTTGCCGACCGTAAAGTGCCCGGTATTCTCAATGGTCTGGCTACCGGCTCAGACTGGATGAGTGCGGCATCGTTTATTAGCATGGCCGGTGCGCTTTACCTGTTGGGTTTTGAAGGTCTAGCCTACATTACCGGCTGGACAGGTGGCTATGTCTTGTTGGTGCTGCTGCTTGCACCGTATTTGCGCAAATTTGGTCAGTATACGCTGGTGGATTTTATCGGCGCTCGGTACCCTGGTGCAGGAGCGCGGGTGATTGCTGCTATCCTGAGCATTATTATTTCTTTTACCTATGTGACAGCACAGGTGACCGGGATCGGGATCATAATGAGCCGCTTTCTCGGTCTAAACTATATGATTGGTGTTATTGTCGGTCTGGCCGCAGTACTTCTTTGCTCTTTCCTCGGTGGAATGAAGGCCATTACCTGGACGCAAGGGGTACAGGGCATCATTCTCGTCTTTGCTTATCTGGTGCCGGTAACATGGCTGGCATTGAAATTGACCGGTATTCCCTTCCCCCAGCTTATGTATGGTGAGGCGCTTCACCACATTGAGAAGCTGGAACAGTTGCAAGGTCTTACCAGCTACATCGAACCGTTTAACAACTGGTCTATCTGGAATTATCTGGCCCTTTCTCTATGTTTAATGTTGGGTACGGCCGGTATGCCCCACATTCTGGTTCGCTTTTACACTGTACCCACGGTACAAGACAGTCGTAAGAGTGTAGCCTGGGCGTTGGTGTGGATCTGTGTGCTCTATTTAACTGCCCCGGCCTATGCGGCGTTTGCACGCTGGGAGATCCTGCACTCGGTGGTTGGCCGGCCGGTCCTCGAACTGCCTGAATGGACGAAGCGCTGGGCTGAGACCGGTTTGCTGGTAATTGCCGACGACCCCGACCGCGGTGGTAATGGTGATGGTATCTTGCAGTATCACGAATTGCAGATCGATCAAGACCTGGTTGTTTTGTCGATGCCTGAGATAGCCGAATTACCGGCAACGGTTGTCGCATTGGTGGCCGCTGGTGGTATGGCAGCCGCACTCAGCACTGCCGATGGGCTGTTGATGGTGATTGCTTCGGCAGTAGCCCACGACATCTACCATCGCACGTTGAATCCGCAGGCTAGTTCGCGTGAGCGGTTGTTGCTGGGACGGTTGTCTATCTTGGTCGTGGCTATTCTGGCAGCATTGACTGCTCTTCAGCGGCTGGCAATTATTGTTCAACTGGTATCCTGGGCATTTTCCTTCGCGGCAGCAACGATCTTTCCGGTCCTGGTATTGGGGGTGTTTTGGAAGCGGGCTAATAGCCGGGGTGCCGTTGCCGGCATGATCTGTGGTTTCCTGGTAACTGCTAGCTACATGGCGATTACGTACTTCGCGCCTGAGTGGACAATTCTGGGCATTTCAAGCTCTGCTGCCGGTATTTTTGGTCTACCGGTTAATTTCCTGGTGACCTGGCTGGTCAGTCGGCACGGGCCACCGCCCGATCCAGAGGTCATGGCGCTGGTGGATTATGTGCGCTACCCGTGA